In [Phormidium] sp. ETS-05, the genomic window AAACGCCAGAATCGCCACCAAATAAGCGATAACGATGATGTAATCAAGGATTTGCATTCATTGCCTCTCCACTACTGTTACCCCAATACATAGCACACTTTGTCATTAGTCATTGGTCAAAAGTCCTTTGTCACTGTCCCAAGGAGAAGAAACCGGGTTTCTGAAACCAATATCTCGTACTGAGACGGAGGTTATTCGCAAGAAACCCGGTTTCTAGGGGACAAATAACAAATGACCAACGACCAAGGACAAATTACTCAGGTAACTCGCCAAACTGTTCCCGATAGCGAGCGAGCATTGCCTCCATTTCTTTCCGCCGTTGGCGTTCTGTTTCCGCTCGTTGGCGTTCCGCTTCCGCTCGTTCCCGTTCCGCTTCCGCTCGTTGGCGTTCCGCTTCCGCTCGTTCCCGTTCCGCTTCCGCTTGCGCTTCCGCCTCCTGACGAGCTTGCATTTCTTGGTCTAAAGCCGTCACTAACTCATCTGGTAGCAGCAGCTTTTCCCCGGTATCCTCCCGATAAAAACCAATCAGTTTATCCTCCACAGCTAACCGCAGTTGTAAAGGTTCACTGCGACCGTCGGTAATGGGTTCGTAAATCTCCTCCCACACCAGGCGATAGCCCCGCAATTTTTCTGGTATCCACTCCCCTTTCGGGTCAAATAACCAGTATTCTTTCACCCCTAACTGGGCATAGAGATTTTTTTTGAAACTTTTATCATTATCTTCTGTCCCTGGTGAGGTCATCTCAAATATGACGGCGGGTACTTGCCCCTCTGCCCAGATTTTGTAGTTATCCCTGCCTCCGGGAGCCACATCAAAAATCACCATCACATCCGGCGCTACCCGCAATTTGGGGAAACCTTGGGAATAGTAGAGAAACTGATTGCCTAAAACTGTGGCTTGTCGCCCGGTTAGGTATTGTTTTAATACCTCTAAAGTCGCCATTATCGCATATACATGGTCGTAAGTTTCCGCCATAGGCTCACCATCGCCACTAGGGTAGAAAATTTCGGTGGTTTCTTGAATCGGTAAAATGGCAGTCATATGCTCGCCCTTCCGTATCATATGATTTATTTTACACCACTTACAGCTTGTTCATCAATCGCTTAACACATCGCCCTCACCCTAAATCTGGATCCCAGCCCTTCGACAAAGCTCAGGGGGAGAGGGGTACGGGGTGAGGGCTTTAGCAGATTATTTCTGAACAGGCTGTAGTAACGGTTTGTCATCCTAGTTGGTTATTGGCTTTGATGTGGGGGACAGCCATTCACCACTAAAATAGGTGATAATCAAGAAACCGGGTTTTTTCGATAAACCCGGTTTCTGTTGCGATTACTACTACTCAGGTAACTCGCCAAACTGTTCCCGATAGCGAGCGAGCATTGCCTCCATTTCTTCCCGCCGTTGGCGTTCCGCTTCCGCTTGCGCTTCCGCTTCCTGACGAGCTTGCATTTCTTGCGATAGTTGTGCAGTTTTCTCGTCTAAAGCCGTGGCTAACTCATCGGGTAGCAGCAGCTTTTCCCCGGTATCCTCCCGATAAAAACTAATCAGTTTATCCTCCACAGCTAACCGCAGTTGTAAAGGTTCACTGCGACCGTCGGTAATGGGTTCGTAAATTTCCTCCCACATCAGGCGATATCCCCGCAATTTTTCTGGTATCCACTCCCCTTTCGGGTCAAATAACCAGTATTCTTTCACCCCTAACTGGGCATAGAGAGTTTTTTTGAAACTTTTATCATTATCTTCTGTTCCGGGGGATGTCATTTCAAAAATGACGGCGGGTACTTGCCCCTCTGCCCAGATTTTGTAGTTATCTCTGCCTCCGGGAGCCACATCAAAAATCACCATCACATCCGGGGCGACCCGCAATTTGGGGAAACCTTGGGAGTAGTAGAGGAACTGATTGCCTAAAACTGTGGCTTGTCGCCCGGTTAGGTATTGTTTTAATACCTCTAAAGTCGCCATTATCGCATATACATGGTCGTAAGTTTCCGCCATAGGCTCACCATCGCCACTAGGGTAGAAAATTTCGGTGGTTTCTTGAATCGATAAAATGGCAGTCATATGCTCGCCCTTCCGTATCATATGATTTATTTTACAATAGCCCCGAGTTGAATGGTTCCCATCTAATCTGGCAGAGGGCTAAAGCCAAAACTACAAACCTCGAAGAGGGCTAAAGCCCAACTACAAACCTGGAATACGAACCTGGAATACGAACCCCGAAGAGGGCTAAAGCCCAACTAGAAACCTGGAAGAGGGCTAAAGCCCAACTACAAACCTGGTCCCCATTTCCCCGTCTGCCAGTTGAGCGGAGGACACATCATCCTATATGCTGGAAAGTTGTAGCGGCGGGGAGGCTGTGGTAAGAGGGGTGAAAAGTGACGCATTACGCAGGCTAAGCAAGGTGTTAGCGGTGGTTCTGGTACTGTGGGGACTGGTAATGGGATGCAGTTTACCCCAGGTGTCAGCGCAGGACCGGCTATTTTTGGATCTATCTCTGGAGTTTTTGGACGACTACACCCTACCGAAACAGAACTATGAGGGGACGCGGGTGGGGGGACTGTCGGGGATTAGTTACGATCGCCAGCGCGATCGCTTCTACGTCCTCTCCGATGACAGAGGCGACTACGCACCCCCCCGCTATTACACTGTCAAACTCAACCTCGAACCCAACGAGTTCAACACCAAGAGCATCAAAAACCTGGAAATCCAAGGCGTCACCTACATTAAAAACGAACAAGGGCAAAACTATAATCGAGGACTCATCAACCCCGAAGGTATTGCCTTTGCTGCTCCCAACACCATTTATATTTCCAGCGAAGGCGTCAACGACAAAAACATCCCCCCCTTCATCCAAGAGCATGACCTAGAAACCGGTCAATGGCGGCGATCGCTCCCCATCCCCCCAACCTACATCCCCGACGCCACCGGAGAAAAACAACAGCGGGGAGTCCAAGATAACCTCGGATTTGAATCCCTCACTATCAATCCTCGGGGGTTTGGTGATGCCAAAGTGGACCCCTACCGCATCTTTACCGCCACCGAATCCCCCGTGGTGCAAGACTGGGACGAAACCATCCCCGAAACCTGCGCCGCCGCCGCCGCTCAAACCGATGTTTCCCCCACCGATGTTTCCCCCACCGCCGCCGCCACCAACCCCCAATGTCCTTACTACAGTCGGATGATGCACTACCTGCAAAGCGATGGCCCACCCCTGCTCATTGCCGAATCCGCCTACCCCCTAGACTTGGGGGGACGTTGGAGCTTGATTAATGGCTTAACTGAATTATTAGCGCTAGAAAGCGGGGGGCACCTACTAGCCTTAGAGCGCTCTTTCGGGTTTACTGGATACGGAGCCAAGATTTTCCAAATTGCCACCGGTGGCGCCACCGATACCAGCACCATTGCCAGTCTGAAGCCGCCCCAAAAATTAGCTCCCTTGCAGAAAAAACTGCTCTTGGACTTGACCAGTCTTGGCATCCCTCTAGACAACCTAGAAGGGATGACCCTCGGACCGCGTTTACCTGATGGCAGCGATAGTTTAATTGTGATTAGCGATGATAACTTTAACGATGACCAAACCACTCAAGTTTTATTATTTCGCTTGAGGAAAAAATAGTTGGTCATTTGTCATTTGTCCCTTGTCCCTTGTTCCTTGCAACTTGCAACTTGTAACGCAGACGTTGGACAAATGACTAAGGACCAATGACAAATGACTCAGGACAAAGGACTAAGGACAAAGGACAAAGTATGACTCATTCCACTGATATTTTGACTCTAGGGCGCTGGATGGCTTCTGATTTTACCAACCAAGCGCAAGCCTGGGAAAATCCGCCGTTTTTGCCCATATTCGGGTATGTATGCGTCCCCTGGCGCCGGAATTACTCGATGGGGTCAGCTTGTATGTGGAGCAGGCTTATGATTATATGCTCGACCAACCCTATCGAGTGCGGGTGTTGAAATTGCTGGCGGCGGACAACCATATCAAAATCGAGAATTACGCGATCGCAGAACAAGAGAAGTTTTTCGGCGCTTCCCGGCAAAAAGACCGATTGCAGGCTCTGAGTAAAGACCATTTGCAGTTGCTACCGGGTTGTACGTTTATCACCCAGTGGACTGGCAGCAGTTTCAAAGGCGAGGTAGAGCCAGGGAAAGGCTGTATGGTGATGCGCAAGGGGAAAAACACTTATCTAGATAGCTCTTTTGAAATTGACGACCAAAAGTTTATCAGCCTCGATCGGGGCCGGGACCCAGAAACAGGTGAGCTGGTGTGGGGTTCGGTGGCGGGCCCATTTTACTTTACCCGCTTAGCCAGCTTTGCCGATGAGGTGGTGGTTTAATGTGGTGAAACTTTTACTTCGGGTAAAAAGTTGCTAGTTGGCAATTTGTGGAACAAGGGAAGCCAACATCGTCCCCTGGGGCAGAAAAAAACTGGGAAACCGGCGCTTGAGGATTGACAAGTGACGGGAAAATCTGTCACAGGGGACGCAAAACCTGATAAATTTACCGAGTATCGGCAAGCGAGATTAGTTAATAATATGCGAGTTTTGGTTATTGGCGGCGATGGTTACTGCGGTTGGGCAACGGCCCTGCACCTTGCCAATCATGGTTATGAAGTAGGTATCTTAGACAGCTTGGTGCGGCGCCACTGGGATAATCAGTTGGGGGTGCAAACTCTGACGCCGATCGCCGGGATCCAACAACGCTTAGAACGGTGGCAAGGCTTGACGGGGAAATCAATCCCGCTGTTTGTGGGGGATATCACCGATTATGATTTTCTCAGCAAGGCACTGCGTCAGTTTGAGCCAGAGGCGATCGTCCATTTCGGCGAGCAGCGTTCCGCCCCATTCTCCATGATTGACCGGGAGCATGCGGTGTTGACCCAGGTTAACAACGTAGTGGGAAATCTGAATATCCTCTACGCCATGAAAGAAGATTTCCCCGATTGCCACCTGGTGAAGCTGGGGACGATGGGGAATACGGCACTCCCAATATCGATATCGAAGAAGGGTACATCACGATCGAACACAACGGGCGCAAAGATACCCTGCCATATCCCAAACAGCCGGGGAGCTTCTACCATGCTAGCAAAGTCCATGACAGCACAAACATCCATTTTGCTTGTCGGATTTGGGGTTTGCGCGCCACCGACTTGAATCAGGGTGTAGTCTATGGGGTACTGACAGAAGAAACCGGAATGGACGAGTTGCTGATTAACCGCCTCGACTATGACGGCGTGTTTGGCACCGCCCTCAACCGGTTCTGTATTCAAGCGGCGATCGGACATCCCCTCACCGTGTATGGCAAGGGGGGACAAACCCGGGGATTTTTGGACATTCGCGATACCGTGCGCTGTGTGGAATTAGCCATTGCCAACCCCGCCGAAGCCGGACAGTTCCGCGTCTTCAACCAATTTACCGAAATGTTCAGCATTGGCGACTTAGCCTTAATGGTCAAAAAAGCTGGCATTGCCCTAGGAATCGATGTGGAAATCAACCACATCAACAACCCCCGCGTCGAACTAGAAGAACATTACTTCAACGCCAAAAACACCAAACTCCTAGATTTGGGTTTGCATCCTCACTTACTCTCCGATTCCCTCCTAGATTCCCTACTTAACTTCGCCATCAAATACAAAAACCGCGTTGATAACAACGAAATTCTCCCCAAAGTTTCTTGGCGGCGTTAATTACTAAATGGTCATTTGTCCTTTGTCCTTTGTCATTTGTCCTTTGTCATTTGTCCTTAGTCATTTGTCCTTAGTCCTTTGTCATTTGTCATTTGTCATTTGTTATTTAATTATTCATACAACTGACAATCCCCCCTACCCCCCTTTGAAAGGGGGGGGACAAGTGACCAGTGACAAGTGACAAGTGACAAGTGACAAGGGACAAGCGGACTTGCGGACAAATGACAAAGAACAAATGACAAGTGACAAAGGACTAAGGACAAACATCAATGAGAATCGCTTTATTTACCGAAACATTTCTCCCGAAAATCGATGGGATTGTCACTAGGCTGTGTCACACAGTGGACCACTTGCAGCGCAGTGGCAACAAAGTGCTGGTGCTGTCCCCCGACTATGGCATCCAAGATTATAAAGGTGCGAAAGTCTATGGCGTCAGTGGCATTCCCCTGCCCATGTATCCCGAATTGAAAATGGGATTTCCCACCCCATCCCTGCGGGGAGTTTTAGAAGAATTCCAGCCCGATATCATTCATGTGGTGAATCCGGCGATTTTGGGCTTGGGGGGTATTTATTACGCCAAAGCCTTAAAAATTCCTTTAGTGGCATCGTATCACACCCATTTGCCCCAGTATCTAAAGCACTACGGCTTGGCGATGCTCGAACCCTTACTATGGGAGTTGCTCAAAGGGGCGCATAATCAAGCAGAACTCAACCTCTGTACCTCTTCGGCGATGGTGCAGGAACTGAGAAATCACGGGATTGAGCGGGTAGATTTGTGGCAGCGGGGGGTGGATACGGAACTGTTTCAACCAGAGCTAGCCAGCGAAGAGATGCGATCGCGTCTGAGTGAAGGACATCCCGATCGCCCCTTGCTGCTGTTTGTGGGCCGCTTGGGAGCGGAAAAAGAAATCGATCGGATCAAACCCGTCCTAGAAGCCATCCCCGGAGCGCGGTTAGCGTTGGTGGGAGACGGGCCCCACCGAGAAGCGCTGAAAGCCCATTTTGCCGGGACACCCACCAATTTTGTCGGTTATCTGCGCGGGAAAGAATTAGCCAGCGCCTTTGCTTCCGCCGATGCTTTTATTTTCCCTTCCCGGACAGAAACTCTGGGGTTAGTGCTGCTAGAAGCAATGGCAGCAGGCTGTCCCGTCGTGGCGGCGGCACGGGGTGGTATTTTGGATATTGTCACCGATGGGGTGAATGGGTATCTGTTCGACCCGGATGATGAGGGCGGAGCGATCGCCGCCACCAAAAACCTACTCGCCAACCAGAGCCAAGACCGATTACAATCTCTCAAAGGGATCCGCGAAAATGCTCGCCAGGAAGCGGAACGCTGGGGATGGGCTGCGGCCACTGCCCAATTGCTGCAATACTACGAGAATGTGGCTTATGGGGCCGCCAGTTGGCGTCAGGCTGCCTAAATCACCATCCAGTGTGAGGGCAGTACGGGCAAAGCATTCCCGCATCAGGTTTGTTGGTTTTACCCACCAGATATTGATGCCAGAATGCTTTGCCCCACATAGGGGTAATTCATCAATTGCGCCTAGGTGGGCCAGGGAATCCCAAAGGTGGGGAAAAATGGTAGCATCAGAAACAGGGTTGATTACACAGTCGTGCCGGAGGCGCGCAAGGTAAATTTTTTTCCCCGCCGAAGCTAGATACATTTCTATCTACCATTCGGAGCAAATAATTAAGATGGCTCTACCCCCCCAGAAAACGCCCCAAAGAACGCACCGAACACCGTCAGGTGTCGCGTCAGCTACGCCTAATGGCGTCGCGGTCAGCATCGCTCTCCCAAGCTGAAGCAACACTATGACCTTCTCCAATGCCGGTAGCGTTTTGGCCAGATTGACCCAGGTCAATCAAACGGGTGTGCTAGCTAACCTAGTGAGCAACCTGCCAGTTGCCGAATTTGTTTGCCTTCTAGATTTCATTACCGCCGAATTCCAGCAATACTTGCGGGCCCTGGAGCTGATTAACAATGCCTCTCTAGAAAGCATTCTGGAGCAGGTTTTAGACGCCCTCACGGTCAAAATCGGTCAAATTCTCAAGGCAGAGAAGACCACGATTTATCTGGTTGACACCCAAAAAGGCGTCCTGTGGTCTAATATCCGCGATGGCAACAGTGGCCAAATGGTGGATGTGCGGGCGCCCATGAATGTGGGCATTTTAGGTCATGTGGCCATGACGGGCGAAAGTCTCAACATCACCGATGCTTACCACCATCCCCTGTTTGACCCAGAAGTGGACGAACATCCGGGAGTGAAAAGTCACAATCTCTTGTGCGTGCCGATTTTCAGCAGCAAAACGCCGACAGAAGCAGTGGCGGTGGTGCAGTTGCTGAACAAAACCGATAATGAGGTATTTAATGAGGAAGACGAGGCGCAGTTTCAGGAATTTGCCGAGGCGATCGGGATTATCCTGGAAAGCTGCCAATCTTTCTATGTAGCGGCTCGGAACCAGCGGGGGGTGAATGCGCTCCTCAAAGCCACCACCAGCTTAGGTCAGAGTTTGGACATGGAAACTACCTTGCGCTCGGTGATGGACCTGGCCAAAGAGCTGATGCAGGCCGATCGCAGTACCCTATTCCTCCTCAGCAAAGACACCGGCGAACTCTGGACGAAAGTGGCCAAAGCCGATGGCCGTACTATGATGGAAATTCGCATCCCCGCCAACAAAGGTATCGCCGGTTATGTGGCTTCCACCGGTCAAACTCTCAACATTCCCGACGCCTATCAAGACCCCCGTTTTGACCCCAGCACCGACCAACGCACCGGTTACAAAACCCGAAATATTCTCTGCATGCCCGTATTCAACGGCGCCGGAGATTTGATTGGGGTGACGCAACTGATTAACAAGCACCAAGGCAGTTTCAGCAACTCCGATGAGGCATTTCTGCGGGCGTTTAATTCCCAAGCCGGGATTGCTCTGGAAAATGCCCAACTGTTCGGTAATGTGATGGTAGAAAAGCAGTATCAAAAAGACATCCTAGAAAGTTTATCTAATGCGGTAATTTCTACCGATATGCAAGGTCGAATTGTGACGATTAATGAGGCAGCATTAGAGTTTTTAGGTTGTCCCACCGATGCGGCTACGGGCAAGTACCACGCCCAAGTTTGGGAGCAAAAATTGATTGGGCGCTATATTTGGGAGGTGGTGCCGATCGACAACCTCCAAATGCGCTTAGAAGATAGTCTCACCACCGGGGCTCGCCATTTCGTCCCTGAACAAAACTTGACTTTGGGGTTGTATGCTACGGTAACAG contains:
- a CDS encoding Uma2 family endonuclease, translated to MTAILPIQETTEIFYPSGDGEPMAETYDHVYAIMATLEVLKQYLTGRQATVLGNQFLYYSQGFPKLRVAPDVMVIFDVAPGGRDNYKIWAEGQVPAVIFEMTSPGTEDNDKSFKKNLYAQLGVKEYWLFDPKGEWIPEKLRGYRLVWEEIYEPITDGRSEPLQLRLAVEDKLIGFYREDTGEKLLLPDELVTALDQEMQARQEAEAQAEAERERAEAERQRAEAERERAEAERQRAETERQRRKEMEAMLARYREQFGELPE
- a CDS encoding Uma2 family endonuclease, which gives rise to MTAILSIQETTEIFYPSGDGEPMAETYDHVYAIMATLEVLKQYLTGRQATVLGNQFLYYSQGFPKLRVAPDVMVIFDVAPGGRDNYKIWAEGQVPAVIFEMTSPGTEDNDKSFKKTLYAQLGVKEYWLFDPKGEWIPEKLRGYRLMWEEIYEPITDGRSEPLQLRLAVEDKLISFYREDTGEKLLLPDELATALDEKTAQLSQEMQARQEAEAQAEAERQRREEMEAMLARYREQFGELPE
- a CDS encoding esterase-like activity of phytase family protein, which produces MLESCSGGEAVVRGVKSDALRRLSKVLAVVLVLWGLVMGCSLPQVSAQDRLFLDLSLEFLDDYTLPKQNYEGTRVGGLSGISYDRQRDRFYVLSDDRGDYAPPRYYTVKLNLEPNEFNTKSIKNLEIQGVTYIKNEQGQNYNRGLINPEGIAFAAPNTIYISSEGVNDKNIPPFIQEHDLETGQWRRSLPIPPTYIPDATGEKQQRGVQDNLGFESLTINPRGFGDAKVDPYRIFTATESPVVQDWDETIPETCAAAAAQTDVSPTDVSPTAAATNPQCPYYSRMMHYLQSDGPPLLIAESAYPLDLGGRWSLINGLTELLALESGGHLLALERSFGFTGYGAKIFQIATGGATDTSTIASLKPPQKLAPLQKKLLLDLTSLGIPLDNLEGMTLGPRLPDGSDSLIVISDDNFNDDQTTQVLLFRLRKK
- a CDS encoding glycosyltransferase family 1 protein: MRIALFTETFLPKIDGIVTRLCHTVDHLQRSGNKVLVLSPDYGIQDYKGAKVYGVSGIPLPMYPELKMGFPTPSLRGVLEEFQPDIIHVVNPAILGLGGIYYAKALKIPLVASYHTHLPQYLKHYGLAMLEPLLWELLKGAHNQAELNLCTSSAMVQELRNHGIERVDLWQRGVDTELFQPELASEEMRSRLSEGHPDRPLLLFVGRLGAEKEIDRIKPVLEAIPGARLALVGDGPHREALKAHFAGTPTNFVGYLRGKELASAFASADAFIFPSRTETLGLVLLEAMAAGCPVVAAARGGILDIVTDGVNGYLFDPDDEGGAIAATKNLLANQSQDRLQSLKGIRENARQEAERWGWAAATAQLLQYYENVAYGAASWRQAA
- a CDS encoding GAF domain-containing protein, whose amino-acid sequence is MTFSNAGSVLARLTQVNQTGVLANLVSNLPVAEFVCLLDFITAEFQQYLRALELINNASLESILEQVLDALTVKIGQILKAEKTTIYLVDTQKGVLWSNIRDGNSGQMVDVRAPMNVGILGHVAMTGESLNITDAYHHPLFDPEVDEHPGVKSHNLLCVPIFSSKTPTEAVAVVQLLNKTDNEVFNEEDEAQFQEFAEAIGIILESCQSFYVAARNQRGVNALLKATTSLGQSLDMETTLRSVMDLAKELMQADRSTLFLLSKDTGELWTKVAKADGRTMMEIRIPANKGIAGYVASTGQTLNIPDAYQDPRFDPSTDQRTGYKTRNILCMPVFNGAGDLIGVTQLINKHQGSFSNSDEAFLRAFNSQAGIALENAQLFGNVMVEKQYQKDILESLSNAVISTDMQGRIVTINEAALEFLGCPTDAATGKYHAQVWEQKLIGRYIWEVVPIDNLQMRLEDSLTTGARHFVPEQNLTLGLYATVTEQQLETNNQVLPPETYILAIGDRTDPDIYIPWNETPISTEGEEGRWGDGETGSREDTPPSSPVLPGRLPTNQVKKIDRTLNLTVTPLTNPEGGVRGGLVVLEDISREKRMRATMYRYMTPGVAERVMELGEDSLMVGERKEVTILFSDIRGYTTITENRSASEVVALLNGYFETMVEAVFNCEGTLDKFIGDALMAVFGAPLPLKDHAWKAVKSALDMRYRLEEFNRRSIIDNQPEIRIGIGISSGEVVSGNIGSQKRMDYTVIGDGVNLSSRLESITKEYKCDIILSEYTYNLCPDRILVRELDRVRVKGKNEAVSIYELIGDITDPIPSDVAKFLEIYAKGRAAYVARKFQRAISIFQQAKEIREDDRAVEIHIKRARNYLQFPPPDSWDGAYTMDSK